The following are encoded in a window of Arthrobacter sp. NicSoilB4 genomic DNA:
- a CDS encoding amidohydrolase family protein, translating to MSETIAGPVNDLVLASARIPGGTALYDVHVAGGVVSRLAPAGTPGNPGTLVVDLDGRYVIPGLWDEHVHMTQWALAANRIDLSGAASAREAADVVRSHLSGPGLAEEAGNGLTAVGVGFRDAVWADVPSLELLDGVTRGRPTALLSHDLHCVWLNTASASRYGVAVDSSGLLREEQAFEVTRELGKLPDAVVDAWVRESAQAAAARGIVGIVDFEMTWNSGVWLRRLAVGFDSFRVDAGVYPQDLDRAVEAGMRTGLKVPGGAGLLRVGPLKVLIDGSLNTRTAYCVDPYPHGGRGMLTVSEAKLLDLLVRARESGFVPAVHAIGDAANEVALDTFAAAGIAGRIEHAQFVRSQDFARFGELGLTASVQPAHALDDRDAADSNWAGRTDRAFPLRSLLAAGATLALGSDAPVAPLEPWTAMSAATTRARQDGRGPWHPEQALTRQEALTASTRGRGTVRAGDPADLVVLDGDPLAVSDAVFAAMPVSATLVAGRFTFRGGV from the coding sequence ATGTCTGAGACTATTGCCGGCCCCGTGAATGACCTCGTGCTCGCCTCTGCGCGGATCCCCGGCGGGACTGCGCTGTACGACGTGCACGTGGCCGGCGGTGTGGTCTCGCGGCTCGCTCCCGCCGGGACGCCGGGCAACCCTGGAACCCTGGTGGTTGACCTGGACGGCCGGTACGTCATCCCTGGGCTGTGGGATGAGCATGTCCACATGACACAGTGGGCCCTCGCCGCCAACCGGATTGACCTCTCCGGCGCCGCATCGGCGCGTGAGGCAGCCGACGTCGTGCGTTCCCATCTGTCCGGTCCCGGCCTTGCTGAAGAAGCAGGCAACGGCCTGACAGCGGTGGGCGTCGGTTTCCGGGACGCCGTCTGGGCGGATGTTCCCAGCCTTGAACTGCTCGACGGCGTCACCCGCGGCCGGCCAACCGCGCTGCTGAGCCATGACCTGCACTGCGTCTGGCTCAACACAGCGTCGGCTTCCCGGTACGGCGTAGCGGTGGACTCGTCCGGGCTGCTGCGCGAGGAGCAGGCCTTCGAAGTGACCCGCGAGCTGGGCAAACTGCCGGACGCCGTGGTGGACGCGTGGGTGCGGGAGTCGGCGCAGGCGGCGGCCGCACGCGGGATCGTGGGCATTGTCGACTTCGAAATGACGTGGAACAGCGGCGTGTGGCTGCGCCGTCTGGCAGTCGGGTTCGACTCCTTCCGGGTGGACGCCGGCGTCTATCCGCAGGACCTGGACAGGGCCGTTGAGGCGGGGATGCGGACCGGCCTGAAGGTGCCCGGCGGGGCGGGGCTGCTGCGGGTCGGCCCGCTTAAAGTGCTGATCGACGGCTCGCTGAACACCCGCACGGCGTACTGTGTGGACCCGTACCCACACGGCGGCCGCGGAATGCTTACTGTGAGCGAGGCGAAGCTGCTCGACCTGCTGGTCCGTGCACGGGAGTCGGGCTTTGTCCCGGCGGTGCATGCGATCGGCGACGCCGCCAACGAGGTGGCGCTGGATACGTTCGCGGCGGCCGGGATCGCCGGGCGGATTGAGCATGCCCAGTTTGTCCGCAGCCAGGATTTCGCCCGCTTCGGCGAACTGGGCCTGACAGCGAGCGTCCAGCCCGCCCACGCCTTGGATGACCGTGATGCCGCCGATTCCAACTGGGCCGGCCGCACGGACCGGGCGTTCCCGCTGCGCTCCTTGCTGGCTGCCGGGGCAACGCTGGCGCTGGGCTCCGATGCTCCGGTGGCGCCGCTGGAGCCGTGGACCGCAATGTCGGCGGCGACTACCCGGGCGCGGCAGGACGGGCGCGGGCCCTGGCACCCGGAGCAGGCCCTCACCCGGCAGGAGGCCCTGACCGCGTCAACGCGGGGGCGGGGGACGGTCCGGGCCGGGGACCCGGCAGATCTGGTGGTGCTCGACGGCGACCCGCTGGCCGTATCGGACGCTGTTTTCGCGGCGATGCCGGTGTCCGCGACGCTCGTGGCGGGGCGGTTTACGTTCCGGGGCGGGGTGTAG
- a CDS encoding beta-glucosidase — translation MNPEAMERAREVEAQLTDEERFSLLISVMGTNATLTEKDPRIPDGVPMSAGYTPGIPRLGIPALLMSDASLGVTNPGYREGDTATALPASIALGATFNPELARRSGQMVGREARSKGLNVQLAGGLNLHRDPRNGRNFEYLSEDPWLTGVLGAESVKGIQGEQVISTVKHFSLNCNETNRHWLDAVIDPAAHRESDLLAFEIAIERARPGSVMTGYNKVNGTYAGGNKTLLQGILKGAWGFPGWVMSDWGATPSWDFALQGQDQESGVQIDVMMWGKEPFTAPLREAYAAGDFPKERLSEMVQRILYAIFDVGIDRWEGTPDVDLAAHADIALETARQGIVLLKNDGVLPLTVPSAGGVPLKIAVIGGHAQLGVPIGAGSSAVVPPGGYAESHTIGGPGIMGSMRNLYLLPSSPLAELQKLLPDAEIEYDPGMSPAEAALLARRSDIAIVFGIRVEGEGYDNADLSLPWGQDAVIEAVADANTATVVVLETGNPVAMPWLPRVKAVLAAWYPGQCGGQAIAEILAGVTNPSGKLPLTFPTGLDQTPRPDLPGLGTPWGTPTTVNYNEGSDVGYRWFARTGQQPLFRFGHGLSYTNFDYADLSVQDSDGVRAEFTVTNAGPRRGADVPQLYVLEGPEGPRMRLLGFERVDLEPGESRTVSLEVDPRLLASYNTDRGQWHTAGGSYRLVLGHSAGDYTLEADVSVTEAWFGR, via the coding sequence GTGAACCCAGAAGCGATGGAACGGGCCCGGGAAGTCGAGGCGCAGCTGACCGATGAGGAGCGCTTCTCACTCCTCATCAGCGTCATGGGCACCAACGCGACGCTCACGGAGAAGGATCCGCGCATCCCGGACGGCGTCCCGATGAGCGCCGGCTACACCCCCGGGATCCCGCGGCTGGGCATCCCCGCGCTGCTCATGAGCGACGCGAGCCTGGGCGTCACCAACCCCGGCTACCGCGAGGGCGACACCGCCACGGCGCTGCCGGCGTCGATCGCCCTGGGCGCCACCTTCAACCCCGAACTCGCCCGCCGATCCGGGCAAATGGTGGGCAGGGAGGCCCGGAGCAAAGGGCTCAACGTCCAGCTCGCCGGCGGCCTCAACCTGCACCGCGACCCGCGCAACGGCCGGAACTTCGAGTACCTGTCCGAGGACCCGTGGCTCACCGGTGTGCTGGGCGCGGAGTCGGTCAAGGGCATCCAGGGCGAGCAGGTGATCTCCACGGTCAAGCACTTCTCCCTGAACTGCAACGAAACCAACCGGCACTGGCTGGACGCCGTCATCGACCCGGCCGCGCACCGGGAATCCGACCTGCTCGCGTTCGAGATCGCCATCGAGCGCGCCCGGCCCGGCTCAGTCATGACGGGCTACAACAAGGTCAACGGCACCTACGCGGGCGGCAACAAAACGCTGCTTCAGGGCATCCTGAAAGGCGCCTGGGGCTTCCCCGGCTGGGTGATGTCCGACTGGGGCGCGACGCCGAGCTGGGACTTCGCGCTGCAGGGCCAGGACCAGGAATCCGGCGTGCAGATCGACGTCATGATGTGGGGGAAGGAGCCCTTCACCGCCCCGCTGCGCGAGGCCTACGCGGCGGGAGATTTCCCCAAGGAACGCCTGTCCGAGATGGTGCAGCGCATCCTCTACGCCATCTTCGACGTCGGCATCGACCGCTGGGAGGGCACGCCCGACGTCGACCTCGCCGCCCACGCCGACATCGCGCTGGAGACGGCGCGGCAGGGGATCGTCCTGCTGAAGAACGACGGCGTGCTCCCGCTGACGGTGCCGTCAGCGGGTGGCGTGCCCCTCAAGATCGCGGTGATCGGGGGACATGCCCAGCTCGGAGTTCCGATCGGCGCCGGTTCGAGTGCCGTGGTGCCGCCCGGCGGCTACGCCGAAAGCCACACCATCGGCGGCCCCGGCATCATGGGCAGCATGCGGAACCTGTACCTGCTGCCTTCCTCGCCGCTGGCGGAACTGCAGAAGCTGCTGCCCGACGCCGAGATCGAATACGACCCCGGGATGAGCCCCGCCGAGGCCGCACTGCTGGCCCGACGATCCGACATCGCGATTGTCTTCGGTATCCGGGTGGAGGGCGAGGGGTACGACAATGCTGACCTGTCCCTGCCGTGGGGGCAGGACGCCGTCATCGAAGCCGTCGCGGACGCCAACACGGCCACCGTCGTCGTCCTCGAAACCGGCAACCCGGTGGCAATGCCCTGGCTGCCGAGGGTCAAGGCAGTCCTGGCGGCTTGGTATCCCGGCCAGTGCGGCGGGCAGGCCATCGCCGAAATCCTCGCCGGCGTGACCAACCCCTCTGGCAAACTCCCGCTGACCTTTCCGACCGGCCTGGACCAGACTCCGCGGCCGGACCTTCCGGGCCTCGGAACGCCGTGGGGGACCCCGACGACGGTCAACTACAACGAGGGATCCGACGTCGGGTACCGCTGGTTCGCGAGGACCGGGCAACAGCCCCTGTTCCGCTTCGGCCATGGGCTCAGCTACACGAACTTCGACTATGCAGACCTCTCAGTTCAGGACAGCGATGGAGTGCGCGCCGAGTTTACTGTCACCAATGCCGGGCCGCGGCGCGGGGCCGACGTGCCCCAGCTCTACGTCCTTGAAGGTCCGGAGGGACCCCGGATGCGGCTGCTTGGTTTTGAGCGGGTGGACCTTGAACCCGGTGAATCACGGACCGTCTCGCTGGAGGTTGATCCGCGGCTGTTGGCGTCCTACAACACGGATCGCGGGCAGTGGCACACCGCCGGCGGCAGCTACCGGCTGGTGCTCGGACACTCGGCCGGTGACTACACGCTGGAAGCTGACGTGTCCGTGACGGAGGCCTGGTTCGGCCGCTAG
- a CDS encoding L-lactate dehydrogenase, with amino-acid sequence MSQNPGSKLAIVGAGSVGSSLAYAALIRGSASSVALFDVNTAKAEAEVLDLAHGTQFAAAAATITGGGDITAMEGADVVVITAGAKQAQGQTRLDLASTNVRILEQLMPQLLRHAPDAVYVLVTNPCDVLTVAAKKISGLPSSRVFSSGTVLDTSRLRWLLAHKAGVSLTSVHASMVGEHGDTEFPIWSGATIGPVPIRQWTVDGERVFTPEYLADTAREVTQAAYKVIAGKGATNYAIGLSGARIVEALLRSENAVLPVSTVLDGQYGISGVALSLPSIVGNGGVRTVLDTPMDDGELAALQHSAETLRQSLATLRI; translated from the coding sequence ATGTCGCAGAATCCAGGCTCCAAACTGGCGATTGTCGGCGCTGGCAGCGTGGGCTCGTCCCTCGCCTACGCCGCCCTGATCCGCGGCTCCGCCAGCAGCGTCGCCCTCTTCGACGTCAACACCGCCAAGGCCGAAGCCGAGGTACTCGACCTCGCGCACGGCACCCAGTTCGCCGCCGCAGCCGCGACCATCACCGGCGGCGGGGACATCACCGCGATGGAGGGGGCCGACGTCGTCGTCATCACCGCCGGGGCCAAACAGGCGCAGGGCCAGACGCGCCTCGACCTGGCCAGCACTAACGTCCGCATCCTCGAGCAACTCATGCCGCAACTGCTCAGGCACGCTCCGGACGCCGTCTATGTGCTGGTGACCAACCCCTGCGACGTTCTGACCGTCGCGGCGAAGAAGATCTCCGGGCTGCCGTCGTCGCGCGTTTTCTCCTCGGGCACGGTCCTGGACACGTCCCGGCTGCGCTGGCTGCTGGCGCACAAGGCGGGCGTCTCCCTCACCAGCGTCCACGCCAGCATGGTGGGCGAGCACGGCGACACCGAGTTCCCCATCTGGTCCGGCGCCACGATCGGCCCGGTGCCGATCCGCCAGTGGACGGTCGACGGCGAGCGTGTCTTCACGCCCGAGTACCTCGCCGATACCGCGCGGGAGGTGACGCAGGCCGCCTACAAGGTGATTGCCGGCAAAGGCGCCACCAACTACGCGATCGGCCTTTCCGGCGCCCGGATCGTGGAGGCCCTGCTGCGCTCGGAAAACGCCGTCCTGCCCGTTTCCACGGTCCTGGACGGCCAGTACGGGATCTCCGGGGTGGCGCTGTCACTGCCCAGCATCGTGGGGAACGGCGGGGTCCGCACGGTTCTGGATACGCCCATGGACGACGGCGAACTCGCCGCCCTGCAGCACTCGGCCGAGACACTGCGGCAGAGTCTGGCGACCCTCCGGATCTAG
- a CDS encoding alpha/beta hydrolase has product MTTTTSSPTIILIAGHWLGAWAWDEVLEHLTTDHSRAIAMTLPGLDGDDSERAAKTLDDQVAAVLDVITQLGVSEDQPATLVAHSGANGPVSLVLDRHPELVHRVVWVDSGPVATGSAFAPDFPEELEELPLPPLDVLAQQASLEGLSAEVLERFRARAVPEPGPVLREPVELTNDARRKVRTTLVCCSIPSAQVLELARSGHAMFAEVANIEYLDVIDLPTGHWPMWSRPRDLARAIQSASSRTN; this is encoded by the coding sequence ATGACAACTACCACAAGCAGTCCGACCATCATTCTCATCGCCGGCCACTGGCTGGGCGCTTGGGCTTGGGATGAAGTCCTTGAACACCTGACAACCGACCACTCTCGTGCAATCGCGATGACACTGCCCGGTCTCGACGGGGACGATTCCGAGCGTGCGGCGAAGACCCTCGACGATCAAGTCGCAGCGGTCCTCGACGTCATCACTCAACTCGGAGTCTCCGAGGATCAGCCCGCAACTCTCGTCGCTCACAGTGGGGCAAACGGCCCCGTCAGCCTTGTCCTCGACCGACACCCTGAGCTTGTCCATCGAGTGGTGTGGGTCGACTCCGGCCCTGTGGCAACGGGAAGCGCCTTCGCCCCAGACTTCCCGGAGGAGTTGGAGGAGCTTCCGCTGCCGCCCCTCGACGTCCTCGCACAGCAGGCGAGCCTCGAAGGCCTGAGCGCAGAGGTCCTCGAGCGTTTTCGGGCCCGGGCCGTCCCCGAGCCCGGCCCCGTGCTTCGTGAGCCAGTCGAGCTCACAAACGATGCCCGCCGCAAGGTCCGGACCACCCTGGTGTGCTGCTCGATCCCAAGCGCGCAGGTGCTGGAGCTGGCCCGCTCAGGCCATGCCATGTTTGCCGAAGTCGCGAACATCGAGTACCTCGACGTCATTGACCTCCCGACGGGGCATTGGCCCATGTGGAGCCGTCCCCGCGACCTCGCCAGGGCCATCCAGTCAGCGTCTTCTCGAACCAACTGA
- a CDS encoding HNH endonuclease signature motif containing protein → MARSKAAARPAGGSAGLIAEIRALEDLKAALAARQARLSVAFDLLQRREQVDAGMPAADLGAGVAAQIALARRESPAKGGRLLGLAKALVTEMPHALAALEAGQLTEWRATLLVRETACLSPEDRTAVDEELAPNTGTFDGAGDRRIIAAARAAAYRRDPRTVTQRASHAATERHVSLRPAPDTMCYLTALLPVSAGVAMHAALTRHADTLRSAGDPRNRGQLMADALVERTTGTPGGITGIEIQLVLTDRTLNHGDSEPARLPGYGIVPAGWARELLHNAGQDEDQALNVWLRRLYTAPGTGELIAMDSRARLFPPGLRSLIKVRDNTCRTPYCDAPIRHLDHIIPWHHGGQTTHTNGAGLCEACNHTKETPGWTVKPRPGPRHTIEITTPTGHTHQSTAPPLPGTSPPGANTSHHRRYIRHHAKILIRGRSRADNRSSTASAAA, encoded by the coding sequence ATGGCCAGGTCGAAGGCGGCTGCACGGCCTGCGGGTGGGAGCGCCGGGCTGATTGCTGAAATCCGGGCCCTGGAGGATCTCAAGGCTGCCCTGGCTGCCCGTCAGGCACGTCTGTCCGTCGCCTTTGACCTGCTGCAGCGCCGGGAGCAGGTCGACGCCGGGATGCCCGCGGCAGACCTGGGGGCCGGGGTCGCCGCGCAGATCGCCCTCGCCCGGCGGGAATCCCCTGCCAAGGGCGGCCGGCTCCTGGGGTTGGCGAAGGCCCTGGTGACCGAGATGCCGCACGCTTTAGCTGCGTTGGAGGCCGGGCAGCTTACCGAATGGCGCGCCACCCTGCTCGTCCGGGAAACCGCCTGCCTGTCGCCGGAGGACCGGACCGCCGTCGACGAGGAACTCGCCCCCAACACCGGAACGTTCGACGGCGCCGGGGACCGCCGCATCATCGCCGCCGCCCGCGCCGCCGCGTACCGCCGGGACCCCCGCACGGTCACGCAGCGGGCCAGCCACGCCGCCACCGAACGGCACGTCAGTCTCCGCCCGGCCCCGGACACCATGTGCTACCTCACCGCCCTGCTCCCCGTCTCGGCCGGCGTCGCCATGCACGCCGCCCTCACCCGGCACGCCGACACCCTGCGCTCCGCCGGGGACCCCCGGAACCGCGGGCAGCTCATGGCCGATGCCCTCGTCGAACGCACCACCGGCACCCCCGGCGGGATCACCGGCATCGAAATCCAGCTCGTTCTGACCGACCGCACCCTCAACCACGGCGACAGTGAACCCGCCCGCCTCCCCGGCTACGGCATCGTCCCCGCCGGCTGGGCCCGCGAACTGCTCCACAACGCCGGCCAAGACGAGGACCAAGCCCTGAACGTCTGGCTCCGGCGGCTCTACACCGCCCCCGGCACCGGGGAACTGATCGCGATGGACTCCCGCGCCAGACTCTTCCCGCCCGGACTCCGCAGCCTCATCAAAGTCCGGGACAACACCTGCCGCACCCCGTACTGCGACGCCCCCATCCGCCACCTGGACCACATCATCCCCTGGCACCACGGCGGCCAAACCACCCACACCAACGGCGCCGGACTCTGCGAAGCCTGCAACCACACCAAAGAAACCCCCGGCTGGACCGTCAAACCCCGGCCAGGACCACGACACACTATCGAAATCACGACCCCCACCGGCCACACCCACCAATCCACCGCACCACCATTGCCGGGCACCTCGCCGCCGGGCGCAAACACCAGCCACCACCGCCGCTATATCCGGCACCACGCCAAAATCCTTATTCGGGGCAGATCAAGGGCCGACAACCGGTCGTCTACGGCATCGGCCGCTGCCTGA
- a CDS encoding glucose 1-dehydrogenase: protein MGRLDGKVALVSGGARGIGAAITQRFLDEGAKVVAGDVLDEDGRQLAAQLGDGVRYAHLDVTKPADWDAAVSEAVTAFGSLSILVNNAGIVNFGRIDEYPHEDWARIIDVNLTGVFNGIKAAAPETARAGGASIINISSIAGLRGYENLSGYTASKFGVRGLTKSAALDLGGSGIRVNSVHPGVIETPMTAGMTFDTGHVPLHRTGQPTEIADLAVYLAADESSFVTGAEFVIDGGETAGTVAPSAP from the coding sequence ATGGGACGGTTGGACGGCAAAGTGGCACTGGTCAGCGGCGGCGCCCGGGGCATCGGCGCGGCCATCACCCAACGGTTCCTCGACGAAGGCGCCAAAGTGGTGGCCGGCGATGTGCTGGACGAGGACGGACGGCAATTGGCCGCCCAACTCGGGGACGGCGTCCGCTACGCCCACCTCGACGTGACGAAACCGGCCGACTGGGATGCGGCAGTGAGCGAAGCGGTCACGGCCTTCGGCAGCCTCAGCATCCTGGTCAACAACGCCGGCATTGTGAACTTCGGCCGGATTGACGAGTACCCGCACGAGGACTGGGCCCGGATCATCGACGTGAACCTCACCGGTGTCTTCAACGGCATCAAGGCAGCGGCCCCGGAGACGGCGCGCGCCGGCGGCGCCTCCATCATCAACATCTCCTCGATTGCGGGACTCCGGGGTTACGAGAACCTCTCCGGCTACACTGCGTCGAAGTTCGGCGTCCGCGGCCTGACCAAAAGTGCCGCCCTGGATCTCGGCGGGTCCGGAATCCGGGTGAACTCGGTGCACCCCGGCGTCATCGAAACTCCCATGACCGCGGGCATGACCTTCGACACCGGGCATGTCCCCCTGCACCGGACCGGACAACCCACGGAGATCGCGGACCTGGCGGTGTACCTGGCAGCCGACGAGTCCTCGTTTGTCACAGGAGCCGAGTTCGTGATCGACGGCGGCGAAACGGCCGGCACAGTGGCACCCTCCGCGCCCTGA
- a CDS encoding uracil-DNA glycosylase codes for MTIDWDEKKTLLQEPNIAAVTQLCDELMEKKPGSVVPYIDPVHDEDECRIVSLHIAPGKGTESGFVSHFNDDEAARRATSIYEAVELDPRYVMPWNAYPWVRDPELPSALNVQEKTDGLRPFRQFLKINRRVSAVIAHGADAHAFLTLFEKTYHSSLKNRGVKIYKATALGGRAFAVSAAKQEELLAKNVEVYQDAMQRAGIQHL; via the coding sequence GTGACGATTGACTGGGACGAAAAGAAGACCCTGCTGCAGGAACCGAACATCGCGGCCGTAACGCAGCTTTGCGACGAACTGATGGAAAAGAAGCCGGGGTCGGTCGTCCCGTACATCGATCCCGTCCACGACGAGGACGAGTGCCGGATCGTCAGCCTTCACATCGCACCGGGCAAGGGCACCGAATCGGGCTTCGTTTCCCACTTCAACGACGACGAGGCTGCCCGCCGCGCCACCTCCATCTACGAGGCCGTCGAGCTCGACCCCCGCTACGTCATGCCTTGGAACGCCTACCCCTGGGTCCGTGACCCCGAACTGCCGTCCGCGCTCAACGTCCAGGAGAAGACCGACGGCCTGCGGCCCTTCCGCCAGTTCCTGAAGATCAACAGGCGCGTCTCCGCCGTCATCGCCCACGGCGCCGACGCCCACGCCTTCCTGACGCTGTTCGAGAAGACGTACCACTCGTCCCTGAAGAACCGCGGCGTCAAGATCTACAAGGCCACCGCCCTTGGCGGCCGTGCCTTCGCCGTCTCGGCGGCCAAGCAGGAAGAACTGCTGGCCAAGAACGTCGAGGTCTACCAGGACGCCATGCAGCGGGCCGGAATCCAGCACCTCTGA
- a CDS encoding exonuclease domain-containing protein gives MNAGFAVVDVETTGLFPGSHRIAEIAVVHVEPDGTVSNRWETLINPQRDLGPQHIHGIRAADILHAPVFGDIAHDVMELLAGRVLVAHNVHFDYRFVSHELGRAGLELPFEVHDCLCTMKLARRYLPGAGRSLKDCCDSFGLNLENAHSAGDDAEAAAQVLSNYLRMDAENPEWFSALDRAYFASWPAVEPKRSQPALRRSAAEPQPHFLERLVNRLPEVAGPDEHNAYLAMLDRALMDRQISVSEADGLVTLADSLGISRSTAEELHIKYMIAMLAAAWDDGVVTAEEETDLRIVGALLDISQDSITRGLAGPVSGQDAETGAAVQSLVLSAGDKVVLTGDMSRDRSDIEADLRAAGFVPHPAITKAVKLLVAADPDSLSGKAKKARSYGIPVVGEPYLTTLLGS, from the coding sequence ATGAATGCAGGATTCGCCGTGGTGGACGTCGAAACGACCGGCCTCTTTCCGGGCAGTCACCGCATTGCCGAGATCGCCGTCGTGCACGTCGAACCGGACGGCACTGTCAGCAACCGCTGGGAGACGCTGATCAATCCGCAGCGGGACCTGGGCCCGCAGCACATCCATGGCATCCGCGCAGCAGACATCCTCCACGCCCCTGTCTTCGGGGACATTGCGCATGACGTCATGGAGTTGCTGGCCGGACGCGTGTTAGTTGCGCACAACGTTCACTTCGACTACCGGTTTGTCTCGCATGAACTGGGGCGCGCCGGCCTGGAACTGCCGTTCGAGGTCCATGATTGCCTGTGCACGATGAAGCTCGCACGCCGCTACCTGCCCGGGGCTGGCCGCTCCTTAAAGGACTGCTGCGACAGCTTCGGACTCAATCTGGAGAACGCACACAGCGCCGGGGACGACGCTGAAGCCGCAGCCCAAGTGCTAAGCAACTACCTCCGGATGGACGCCGAAAACCCTGAGTGGTTTAGCGCCCTGGACCGGGCCTACTTTGCGTCCTGGCCAGCCGTGGAGCCGAAGCGAAGTCAACCGGCCCTCCGCCGCTCTGCAGCTGAGCCGCAGCCACATTTCCTGGAACGATTGGTGAACCGCCTGCCCGAAGTCGCGGGCCCGGACGAGCACAATGCCTACCTGGCCATGCTTGACCGCGCACTTATGGACCGGCAGATTTCCGTGTCCGAGGCAGACGGGCTTGTGACGCTCGCCGATTCTCTGGGGATCAGCCGAAGCACCGCTGAAGAACTCCACATCAAGTACATGATTGCCATGCTCGCAGCAGCCTGGGACGACGGAGTGGTTACTGCAGAGGAGGAGACTGACCTCCGGATCGTCGGTGCCCTCCTCGACATCAGCCAGGACTCCATTACCCGCGGGCTTGCTGGTCCTGTCTCCGGGCAGGATGCGGAAACCGGTGCCGCAGTCCAGTCGCTGGTCCTCTCTGCCGGCGACAAGGTCGTGCTCACCGGCGACATGTCGCGGGATCGGAGCGACATTGAGGCGGATCTGCGAGCTGCCGGGTTTGTCCCGCATCCGGCGATCACCAAGGCGGTGAAACTGCTGGTCGCGGCAGATCCCGACAGCTTGTCCGGCAAAGCCAAGAAGGCTCGAAGCTACGGGATTCCTGTCGTCGGCGAGCCGTACCTGACCACTCTGCTGGGCAGCTAG
- a CDS encoding WYL domain-containing protein, with protein MKRVERLHALSELLRRSGARGVSAERLAREFEVSVRTIKRDLDALENSGTPIWSRPGPGGGYGLALGASLPPVSLSPAQAVALMAAISAAPDAPYADLAAAGIQKILDVLDPKTRARADELAHRVWVNARPSSSRAIKSALEEAMAEQRVVRIRYTSRDETTTTRHVEPVLFASTNGQWYLVGWCQLRNAMRWFTVSRIEQASVTKTACGGHTVHEVGEPPANARPVHGRGE; from the coding sequence GTGAAGCGAGTCGAACGGCTCCATGCTCTATCCGAGTTGTTGCGCCGCAGCGGCGCGCGGGGGGTTTCCGCCGAACGGTTGGCGAGAGAGTTTGAGGTATCCGTGCGCACAATTAAGCGAGACCTCGATGCGTTAGAGAACAGCGGTACGCCTATATGGTCTCGTCCAGGTCCTGGCGGTGGTTACGGATTGGCTTTAGGCGCGTCCCTGCCGCCTGTCAGCCTGTCCCCAGCGCAGGCCGTGGCGCTCATGGCAGCCATCTCTGCTGCACCCGATGCCCCCTACGCCGATCTGGCAGCAGCAGGTATCCAGAAGATCCTGGACGTCCTCGATCCCAAAACCCGGGCACGAGCCGACGAACTGGCCCACCGCGTCTGGGTCAACGCGCGTCCCTCCTCTTCGCGCGCCATCAAGTCGGCACTGGAGGAGGCGATGGCCGAGCAGCGAGTGGTCCGCATTCGCTATACATCGAGAGACGAGACCACGACCACCCGCCATGTTGAGCCCGTGCTGTTCGCCTCCACGAACGGCCAGTGGTACCTCGTTGGGTGGTGTCAACTGCGCAACGCAATGCGATGGTTCACCGTGTCGCGAATTGAGCAAGCCAGCGTAACCAAGACGGCTTGCGGCGGCCATACCGTCCACGAGGTCGGAGAACCCCCAGCGAACGCCAGACCGGTGCACGGTCGGGGCGAGTGA